The following are from one region of the Ruficoccus sp. ZRK36 genome:
- a CDS encoding pyrophosphate--fructose-6-phosphate 1-phosphotransferase: protein MTPKKVGILTAGGLAPCLSSAVGGLIERYTEIAPDVEIICYRSGYKGLLLGDYITVTPEIRANAAILHRHGGSPIGNSRVKLTNVKDCVKRGLVKDGEDPQKVAADQLVKDGVDVLHTIGGDDTNTAAADLAKFLAENNYELRVIGLPKTIDNDVFPIKQSLGAWTAAEEGAKYFRNIVAEHNSNPRMLIVHEVMGRNCGWLTAATAKYYRESVLGDRGFLPEIGLAKSNLDVHAVFVPEMEIDIDAEAARLKKVMDEVDCVNIFLSEGAGLDSIIKAMEAAGQEVQRDPFGHVKLDTINPGQYFAKEFAKKIEADKTMVQKSGYFSRAAPANADDLRLIKSCTDLAVQCAFEGHSGVIGHDEDQGFVLRAIEFERIAGGKPFDIDQPWFDDLLSAIGQSKGKKLEVGH from the coding sequence ATGACGCCGAAGAAAGTTGGAATCCTTACCGCCGGGGGCCTCGCCCCTTGCCTGTCGTCCGCCGTGGGCGGCCTGATCGAACGCTACACCGAGATCGCTCCGGATGTTGAAATCATCTGCTACCGCAGCGGCTACAAGGGCCTGCTGCTGGGCGACTACATCACGGTGACGCCGGAGATCCGCGCAAACGCCGCCATCCTGCACCGCCACGGTGGCAGCCCGATCGGCAACAGCCGCGTGAAGCTGACCAACGTCAAGGACTGCGTGAAGCGCGGCCTGGTCAAGGACGGCGAAGACCCGCAGAAGGTCGCCGCCGACCAGCTCGTCAAGGACGGCGTGGACGTCCTCCACACCATCGGGGGTGACGATACGAACACCGCCGCTGCCGACCTGGCCAAGTTCCTGGCCGAAAACAACTACGAGCTGCGCGTCATCGGCCTGCCCAAGACGATCGACAACGACGTCTTCCCGATCAAGCAAAGCCTCGGTGCATGGACCGCCGCCGAAGAGGGCGCCAAGTACTTCCGCAACATCGTGGCCGAGCACAACTCCAACCCGCGCATGCTCATCGTGCACGAGGTCATGGGCCGCAACTGCGGCTGGCTCACCGCCGCCACCGCCAAGTACTACCGCGAGAGCGTCCTGGGTGACCGTGGCTTCCTCCCGGAAATCGGCCTGGCCAAGAGCAACCTCGACGTGCATGCCGTGTTCGTTCCCGAAATGGAGATCGACATCGACGCCGAAGCCGCCCGCCTCAAGAAGGTCATGGACGAGGTCGACTGCGTGAACATTTTCCTCAGCGAAGGCGCCGGCCTGGACAGCATCATCAAGGCGATGGAAGCTGCCGGTCAGGAAGTCCAGCGTGACCCCTTCGGCCACGTCAAGCTCGACACGATCAACCCCGGCCAGTACTTCGCCAAGGAGTTCGCCAAGAAGATCGAAGCCGACAAGACCATGGTCCAGAAGAGCGGCTACTTCTCCCGCGCCGCCCCGGCCAACGCCGACGACCTGCGCCTGATCAAGTCCTGCACCGATCTGGCCGTGCAGTGCGCCTTCGAGGGGCACAGCGGCGTCATCGGGCACGACGAGGACCAGGGCTTTGTCCTGCGCGCCATCGAGTTCGAGCGTATTGCCGGTGGCAAGCCCTTCGACATCGACCAGCCGTGGTTCGACGACCTGCTCAGCGCCATCGGCCAGAGCAAGGGCAAGAAGCTCGAAGTCGGCCACTAA
- the gltS gene encoding sodium/glutamate symporter, protein MDTEFDAYTTFTLGVLFLLIGKAVNRRFRLLREFNIPEPVTGGLIAAIIGLGIYLVSGLEFHFDLDARDGLILYFFTGIGLNASLSKLRAGGVRLAILTVICVAYIFVQNYVSVSIADTAGMNDAAGLLCGSVSLVGGHGTTIAWAQTFTEQYGITNAMEIGIASATAGLVLASLMGGPIARGLIRVFKLKPNEDRHLDFGVMYEDRQEERKLDYFDLLGCWFIMNICIVLGSGLDEILESFGIMLPTFVSCLALAIIATNTVPPLCRRMRMNVKWPGESEALGLISDISLGSFLVMSLMSLRLWTMVDLAGPVLLILLAQFILAIIIAVAVVFPLMGRDYEAAVVSAGFGGISLGATPIAIANMQAVTARYGAAHKAFIIVPLVSAFILDITNAAVIKLFLHWYG, encoded by the coding sequence ATGGACACGGAATTTGACGCATATACCACCTTCACGCTCGGCGTGCTCTTTTTACTTATCGGTAAGGCCGTTAACCGGCGCTTCCGCCTGCTGCGCGAGTTCAACATCCCCGAGCCCGTCACTGGCGGCCTGATAGCTGCCATCATCGGCCTGGGCATTTATCTGGTTTCAGGCCTGGAGTTTCATTTCGATCTGGATGCGCGAGACGGGCTCATCCTGTACTTTTTCACCGGCATCGGGCTCAATGCCAGTCTATCCAAGCTGCGGGCAGGAGGGGTACGGCTCGCCATCCTGACCGTCATCTGCGTCGCCTACATCTTTGTCCAGAATTACGTGAGCGTCAGTATCGCGGATACCGCAGGTATGAACGATGCGGCAGGGCTTCTCTGCGGCAGTGTCTCGCTCGTGGGTGGCCACGGCACCACCATCGCCTGGGCCCAGACATTTACCGAGCAGTACGGCATCACCAACGCCATGGAGATCGGCATCGCCAGCGCAACAGCGGGACTGGTACTCGCCAGCCTCATGGGCGGCCCCATCGCACGCGGACTTATCCGGGTGTTTAAGCTCAAGCCCAACGAGGACCGACACCTGGACTTCGGCGTCATGTACGAGGATCGGCAGGAGGAGCGCAAACTCGACTACTTCGACCTGCTCGGCTGCTGGTTCATCATGAATATCTGCATCGTGCTGGGCTCGGGGCTGGACGAGATACTGGAGAGCTTTGGCATCATGCTCCCAACCTTTGTCTCGTGCCTGGCCCTCGCCATCATCGCGACGAATACCGTCCCTCCGCTCTGTCGCCGGATGCGTATGAACGTCAAATGGCCCGGCGAGAGCGAAGCGCTTGGGCTCATCTCGGATATTTCGCTTGGCAGCTTCCTGGTCATGTCGCTGATGAGCCTGCGGCTATGGACCATGGTCGATCTGGCTGGCCCGGTACTGCTGATCCTGCTCGCGCAGTTTATCCTGGCCATCATCATCGCAGTGGCGGTGGTTTTCCCGCTGATGGGTCGAGATTACGAAGCAGCTGTCGTCTCAGCCGGGTTCGGCGGGATCAGTCTCGGGGCCACCCCTATCGCCATCGCCAACATGCAGGCCGTGACTGCACGCTACGGAGCCGCCCACAAGGCGTTTATCATCGTGCCGTTAGTCAGTGCCTTCATCCTCGACATCACCAACGCCGCCGTCATCAAGCTGTTCTTGCACTGGTACGGCTGA
- a CDS encoding argininosuccinate synthase, with the protein MKIVLAYSGGLDTSVLVKWLKEEYSAEIVTFAADVGQQEELDGLEEKAKATGAVAHYTLDLVEEFASDFIYPMMRANAIYEGQYYLGTSIARPLISKHHIEIARQEGATHVAHGATGKGNDQCRFELGYAALAPDLEIISPWRMDKFRKAFPGRKEMIDWCREQGVNVEASASKPYSMDRNLLHISYEAGILEDPWFDPTTPENKAMFKLTTSPEDAPDQAEYVELDFEKGDCVAVNGEALSPAGVMLKLNALAGKHGIGRIDIVENRFVGMKSRGVYETPGGTILLHGHKQVESLTMDRDLEHLRDGLIPKYAELVYNGFWYAPEREALQAFIDESQKSVTGTVRLKLYKGNIITVGRKSPVSLYDENIASMEGVKSDYNPDDASGFIHLQGLRLRARAKAQGGPRLGDLRK; encoded by the coding sequence ATGAAGATTGTCCTGGCATACTCAGGCGGGCTCGATACGTCCGTCCTGGTCAAGTGGTTGAAAGAAGAATACTCGGCCGAGATCGTGACCTTTGCCGCCGACGTCGGCCAGCAGGAAGAGCTGGACGGCCTCGAAGAAAAGGCCAAGGCCACCGGCGCGGTCGCCCACTACACGCTCGATCTGGTCGAGGAGTTCGCCAGTGATTTCATCTACCCGATGATGCGCGCCAACGCCATCTACGAGGGCCAGTACTACCTGGGCACCTCCATCGCGCGCCCGCTCATCAGCAAGCATCACATCGAGATCGCCCGCCAGGAAGGCGCCACGCACGTGGCCCACGGTGCGACCGGTAAGGGTAACGACCAGTGCCGTTTCGAGCTCGGCTATGCCGCGCTTGCTCCGGATCTGGAAATCATTTCGCCGTGGCGCATGGACAAGTTCCGCAAGGCCTTCCCGGGCCGTAAGGAAATGATCGACTGGTGCCGCGAACAGGGCGTCAACGTCGAGGCCAGCGCTTCCAAGCCGTACTCGATGGACCGCAACCTCCTGCACATTTCCTACGAGGCCGGTATCCTCGAAGACCCGTGGTTCGACCCGACCACACCGGAGAACAAGGCCATGTTCAAGCTGACGACCTCCCCCGAGGACGCGCCCGATCAGGCCGAGTACGTCGAGCTGGACTTTGAAAAGGGCGACTGCGTGGCCGTCAACGGCGAAGCTCTCTCGCCCGCGGGCGTCATGCTCAAGCTCAACGCCCTCGCCGGTAAGCACGGCATCGGCCGCATCGATATCGTCGAAAACCGTTTCGTGGGCATGAAGAGCCGCGGCGTCTATGAGACCCCCGGTGGCACCATCCTGCTGCACGGCCACAAGCAGGTCGAGTCCCTCACCATGGACCGCGATCTCGAGCACCTGCGCGACGGCCTCATCCCGAAGTACGCCGAGCTCGTCTACAATGGCTTTTGGTACGCTCCCGAGCGTGAAGCGCTCCAGGCCTTCATCGACGAGTCCCAGAAGAGCGTCACCGGCACCGTCCGCCTCAAGCTTTACAAGGGCAACATCATCACCGTCGGCCGTAAGTCCCCGGTCTCGCTCTACGACGAAAACATCGCCTCGATGGAAGGCGTCAAGAGCGACTACAACCCGGACGACGCCAGCGGGTTCATCCACCTGCAAGGTCTGCGCCTGCGCGCCCGCGCCAAGGCTCAGGGTGGTCCCCGCCTCGGCGACCTGCGCAAATAG
- the rsmI gene encoding 16S rRNA (cytidine(1402)-2'-O)-methyltransferase, translating into MSKSTSEETPSASPEAALYVVGTPIGNLSDLSQRATDLLCSCDWIACEDTRKTGQLLKRIESTRPTLSCHEHNEKDRASELADKIASGQSVALVSDAGTPAISDPGFRVVRECRRRGLKVVPIPGPSAVIAALCASGLPTNGFLYVGFLAPKSAARRRFLEEHKDFAYTLALYESSHRIGKFAVEMVEVLGPERVVCLAREVTKLHETFLIGSAESVAAQLTGNNLKGEFTVLIAPASYEL; encoded by the coding sequence ATGAGCAAGTCCACTTCCGAGGAAACGCCATCCGCAAGCCCTGAGGCGGCGTTGTACGTGGTCGGCACCCCCATTGGCAACCTCTCCGACCTGAGCCAACGGGCCACCGACCTGCTATGCAGCTGCGACTGGATCGCCTGCGAAGATACCCGTAAGACCGGCCAGCTCCTCAAGCGTATCGAGAGCACCCGCCCCACCCTTTCCTGCCACGAGCATAACGAGAAGGACCGGGCCAGCGAACTGGCGGACAAGATCGCCTCCGGACAATCTGTCGCCCTCGTCTCCGATGCGGGCACCCCGGCCATTTCCGATCCCGGATTCCGGGTCGTGCGCGAGTGCCGCCGCCGGGGCCTGAAGGTCGTACCGATCCCCGGCCCGAGCGCGGTCATCGCCGCCCTGTGCGCCTCCGGCCTTCCGACGAATGGCTTTCTCTACGTCGGCTTCCTCGCGCCCAAGAGCGCAGCCCGCCGCCGCTTCCTGGAGGAGCACAAGGACTTCGCCTATACTCTGGCGCTGTACGAATCCTCCCACCGCATCGGCAAGTTTGCCGTCGAGATGGTCGAGGTGCTCGGGCCTGAGCGTGTGGTGTGCCTCGCCCGCGAGGTCACAAAGCTCCACGAAACCTTCCTCATCGGCAGCGCAGAAAGCGTTGCCGCCCAGCTCACCGGTAATAATCTCAAAGGAGAATTCACCGTCCTGATCGCACCCGCCAGCTACGAGCTTTAA